The genomic region GGTGAGGTGATGAAAACACCACTTAAAGCGATGCAGTTTATAAAGAAAAATGTTCACTATCTTATAGTAACTGCAATCGTTGCAGGCCTTTTAAACGTTTACTTTACAGGTGGATGGAAAGTGCCAAAAACGGTGATTCTCTCGGTAATGATGTTTCTGGTAATTCTGCCTGTAATGATAAATCTGAAGATAGATGAAGTTTTCAAGCACCTAAAAGAACCAAAGGTGCTCTTTTTAAGCCTTGTAGTAAACTTTACAGTATCTCCGCTTATAGCATACGTTCTGGGAAAAATCTTCTTTGCCAACCACCCTGAACTTTTCGTTGCACTGACAATTCTATCTTTTATCCCGACAAGTGCCATGACGGCAGCATGGACCAGCATTTCAGGTGGCAAAGTCGAAACGGCAATGTTTCTGATTCCTGCCAACCTGCTCTTTGCAGCGTTCGTAGCTGTTCCTTTTATACTTCCAAAGGTAATCGGAAGCCAGATGACAATAAGTTCCTTTACGTTCATCAAAAGCATTCTCATAGTGTTCTTTATACCGCTCCTTGTGGGTCTTGTAATAAGAACACTCCTCATAAGGAAGTTTGGAATTGAAACATTCAACAGAGAAATCAAACCCGAATTGTCTGGAATAAGCAGTATCGGTATTGTTATTCTCTCATTTTTAGTCCTTTCAATGAGCAGAACGAAGCTTCTCTTTTCTCATCCGGACATCGTGCCTGTAATCGTTATTCCGCTTATCATCTACTACATCTCAATGCTGATATTCAGCACCATATATGCAAAGTTCTTAGTCGCAAGGAAGATATTAAAGCCTGAAGAGGCAATCGTTGTTGCTTTTGCATCAGCAGTAAGGCACCTTAACATAACACTTGCAATAATTCTCATAACATTCCCTGTGGACAAGGCAGCTTTGATGGTGCTATTCGTCGTGTTAGGGTTTATCATCCAGATTCCTCTCCTTGGATTC from Desulfurobacterium sp. TC5-1 harbors:
- a CDS encoding bile acid:sodium symporter, whose amino-acid sequence is MKTPLKAMQFIKKNVHYLIVTAIVAGLLNVYFTGGWKVPKTVILSVMMFLVILPVMINLKIDEVFKHLKEPKVLFLSLVVNFTVSPLIAYVLGKIFFANHPELFVALTILSFIPTSAMTAAWTSISGGKVETAMFLIPANLLFAAFVAVPFILPKVIGSQMTISSFTFIKSILIVFFIPLLVGLVIRTLLIRKFGIETFNREIKPELSGISSIGIVILSFLVLSMSRTKLLFSHPDIVPVIVIPLIIYYISMLIFSTIYAKFLVARKILKPEEAIVVAFASAVRHLNITLAIILITFPVDKAALMVLFVVLGFIIQIPLLGFYVQHYAKDFVANHQERELQKATA